The Canis lupus dingo isolate Sandy chromosome 11, ASM325472v2, whole genome shotgun sequence genome includes a region encoding these proteins:
- the LOC112649941 gene encoding LOW QUALITY PROTEIN: 26S proteasome non-ATPase regulatory subunit 5-like (The sequence of the model RefSeq protein was modified relative to this genomic sequence to represent the inferred CDS: inserted 1 base in 1 codon; substituted 1 base at 1 genomic stop codon), with product MAAQALALLRELSRLEAPLEELRALHSVLQTVPLGELRAPAAELRLGPLFSLLHEDHREQTTLCVSILERLLQAMEPVHIARNLGADLQKGLTHPDDSVKILTLSQVGRIVENSDAVTEILNNGELLKQIVYCIGGDNLSVAKAAIKSLSKISLTQAGLEALFESNLLDDLKXVMKTNDTVRYRVXELIVEISSVSPESLTYCTPSGLVTQLLRELTGEDVLVRATCIEMVTSLAYTHHGRQYLAQEGVIDQISNIIVGADSDPFSSFYLPGLVKFFGNLAIMDSPQQICERYPVFVEKVFEMTESQDPTMIGVAVDTVGILGSNVEGKQVLQKTGTRFERLLMKIGYQAKNASTELKIRCLDAISSIFYIPPEQQTEDLLRMTESWFSALSRDPLELFRGISNQPFPELHCAALKVFTAIANQPWAQKLMFNSPGFVEYVMDRSVEHDKASKDAKYELVKALANSKTVAEIFGNPNYLRLRTYLSEGPYYVKPISTTAVEGAE from the exons TGCGCCTCGGCCCGCTCTTCTCCCTGCTCCACGAGGACCATCGGGAACAGACCACTTTGTGTGTATCCATTCTGGAGAGATTGCTCCAAGCTATGGAGCCGGTTCACATAGCCCGGAACCTCGGAGCTGACCTTCAGAAGGGACTGACTCACCCCGATGATTCCGTAAAAATTCTGACTCTATCCCAGGTCGGAAGAATTGTTGAGAATTCTGATGCTGTTACTGAGATTCTAAATAATGGCGAATTACTAAAACAGATCGTTTATTGTATCGGTGGAGACAATCTGTCTGTAGCTAAAGCGGCCATTAAATCCCTGTCAAAAATATCACTAACCCAAGCTGGACTGGAGGCTTTATTTGAAAGCAATCTTCTGGATGATCTGA GGGTAATGAAAACAAACGACACCGTTCGATACAGAGTATAGGAGTTAATTGTAGAGATTTCTTCTGTGTCACCAGAATCTTTAACCTACTGTACCCCCAGTGGGTTGGTAACCCAGCTCCTCAGAGAGTTGACTGGGGAGGATGTGCTGGTCAGAGCCACCTGTATAGAAATGGTGACATCACTGGCATATACTCATCATGGACGACAGTACCTTGCTCAAGAAGGAGTAATTGATCAGATTTCTAATATAATTGTTGGGGCAGATTCAGACCCTTTTTCTAGCTTCTATTTGCCAGGACTTGTGAAGTTTTTTGGAAACCTGGCTATCATGGATAGTCCTCAACAGATTTGTGAGCGTTATCCTGTCTTTGTGGAAAAAGTCTTTGAAATGACAGAAAGTCAGGACCCCACCATGATTGGTGTAGCAGTAGACACAgttggaatcctgggatccaacGTTGAAGGAAAACAAGTTTTACAAAAAACAGGAACTCGCTTTGAACGCTTGCTCATGAAAATAGGCTATCAAGCAAAGAATGCCTCAACAGAGCTCAAAATTAGGTGTTTGGATGcaatttcctctattttttatataccGCCTGAGCAGCAGACTGAGGACCTCCTGCGGATGACGGAATCCTGGTTTTCTGCTTTATCTCGGGATCCTCTGGAGCTCTTCCGTGGTATCAGTAACCAACCCTTCCCTGAACTGCACTGCGCTGCCTTAAAAGTGTTCACGGCCATCGCAAATCAACCGTGGGCTCAGAAACTTATGTTTAATAGTCCGGGGTTTGTGGAATATGTGATGGATCGGTCTGTGGAGCATGACAAGGCTTCAAAGGATGCCAAGTATGAACTGGTGAAAGCACTTGCCAATTCAAAGACAGTTGCAGAAATCTTTGGGAATCCAAATTATTTGAGGCTCAGAACTTACCTGAGTGAGGGTCCATACTATGTGAAACCTATTTCCACAACAGCCGTGGAAGGAGCTGAATGA